A stretch of Klebsiella sp. RIT-PI-d DNA encodes these proteins:
- the thpR gene encoding RNA 2',3'-cyclic phosphodiesterase — protein MSESKRLFFALPLPDEIQQQIIHWRAAHFSPDAGRPVAAANLHLTLAFLGEVSAQKQNALTSLASRIHQPGFTLTLDDAGQWLRSRVVWLGTRQPPRGVLQLANMLRAQASRSGCWQSSQPFHPHITLLREASQAVAIPPPGFRWSFPVTEFVLYESQFIRGRTRYTPLLRLPLQP, from the coding sequence ATGTCTGAGTCGAAAAGGCTGTTTTTTGCCCTGCCGCTGCCGGACGAGATCCAGCAGCAGATTATTCACTGGCGTGCGGCTCACTTTTCTCCTGACGCCGGGCGTCCGGTCGCAGCGGCCAATCTGCATTTGACCCTCGCCTTCCTCGGCGAGGTCAGCGCGCAAAAGCAAAATGCGCTGACCTCGCTTGCTTCCCGTATTCATCAGCCGGGATTTACCCTGACGCTGGATGATGCGGGCCAGTGGCTACGCTCGCGTGTAGTCTGGCTGGGAACGCGCCAGCCGCCGCGCGGAGTTCTCCAGCTGGCAAATATGCTGCGTGCGCAGGCTTCCCGCAGCGGCTGCTGGCAAAGCTCGCAGCCGTTTCATCCGCATATCACCCTGCTGCGTGAGGCAAGCCAGGCGGTGGCTATTCCGCCGCCTGGCTTTCGCTGGTCGTTTCCGGTAACTGAATTTGTGCTCTATGAATCACAATTTATTCGCGGTCGCACCCGATACACCCCGCTGCTGCGCCTGCCGCTACAGCCCTGA
- the gluQRS gene encoding tRNA glutamyl-Q(34) synthetase GluQRS yields MSDSHYIGRFAPSPSGELHFGSLIAALGSYLQARARLGIWRVRIEDIDPPREVPGAANTILRQLEHYGLHWDGEVIWQSRRHEAYRHALEWLQQQDLSYYCTCTRARVQSVGGIYDGHCRQRQQTGKNAAVRLRQQHPVISFYDNLRGEIHADPRLAREDFIIHRRDGLFAYNLAVVVDDRFQGITEIVRGADLIEPTVRQIALYQLFDWPVPEYVHLPLACNEHGDKLSKQNHAPALPEGDPRPVIIQALRFLHQPDIHAWQDLSVEQLLRQASDNWSLAHVAENPSFSNALR; encoded by the coding sequence ATGTCTGACTCACACTATATTGGGCGCTTCGCCCCCTCGCCTTCCGGTGAACTGCATTTTGGCTCGCTAATAGCCGCACTCGGCAGCTATTTACAGGCGCGCGCCCGGCTGGGGATCTGGCGGGTTCGTATTGAAGATATTGATCCCCCCCGTGAAGTTCCCGGTGCCGCGAATACCATTTTGCGTCAGCTGGAACATTATGGTTTGCACTGGGATGGCGAGGTTATCTGGCAATCTCGTCGTCATGAGGCTTATCGCCATGCGCTGGAATGGCTACAACAGCAGGATTTAAGCTACTACTGCACCTGTACCCGTGCGCGGGTCCAGAGCGTCGGTGGGATTTATGACGGTCACTGCCGCCAGCGCCAGCAAACCGGTAAAAATGCGGCGGTGCGCCTGCGTCAGCAGCATCCGGTAATCTCTTTTTATGATAATCTGCGCGGCGAAATCCATGCGGACCCACGGCTGGCGCGGGAAGATTTCATTATTCATCGCCGTGACGGACTGTTTGCTTATAATCTGGCAGTGGTGGTTGACGATCGTTTCCAGGGCATTACAGAGATTGTGCGCGGGGCCGATCTGATTGAACCGACGGTACGGCAAATTGCGCTATACCAGCTGTTTGACTGGCCAGTTCCTGAGTATGTTCATTTGCCGCTGGCCTGCAATGAGCATGGCGATAAGCTCTCTAAACAAAACCATGCGCCAGCGTTACCGGAAGGCGATCCGCGCCCGGTAATTATCCAGGCATTGCGCTTTTTACATCAGCCGGATATCCATGCCTGGCAGGATCTCAGCGTGGAACAACTGCTTCGTCAGGCGAGTGACAACTGGTCACTTGCGCACGTGGCAGAAAATCCATCATTCTCAAACGCGCTACGCTGA
- the panC gene encoding pantoate--beta-alanine ligase yields the protein MLIIETLPLLRQHIRRLHQEGQRIALVPTMGNLHDGHMKLVDEAKARADIVVVSIFVNPMQFDRAEDLARYPRTLQEDCEKLNKRKVDIVFAPASQEIYPHGTESQTFVDVPGLSTMLEGASRPGHFRGVSTIVSKLFNLIQPDIACFGEKDFQQLALIRKMVADLGYDIDIVGVPIIRGKDGLALSSRNGYLTAEQRKIAPGLYNVMTGIAEKLQAGEREVKEIVALAEQELNAIGFRADDIQIRDADTLLELQHTSKNAVILMAAWLGEARLIDNQSVTLTQ from the coding sequence GTGCTGATTATTGAAACGCTACCGCTATTGCGCCAGCATATCCGTCGTCTGCATCAGGAAGGCCAACGTATTGCTCTGGTTCCCACAATGGGAAATCTTCATGACGGCCATATGAAGCTGGTTGATGAAGCCAAAGCCCGGGCCGACATTGTTGTTGTCAGTATTTTCGTTAATCCGATGCAGTTTGATCGTGCTGAAGATTTGGCGCGTTATCCGCGCACATTACAAGAAGACTGTGAAAAGCTTAACAAGCGTAAAGTAGATATCGTCTTCGCCCCTGCCTCACAGGAGATCTATCCCCACGGTACAGAGTCACAGACATTTGTCGACGTACCGGGCCTCTCCACCATGCTGGAGGGTGCCAGCCGTCCGGGTCACTTTCGCGGCGTATCAACCATTGTCAGCAAGCTGTTCAATCTGATCCAGCCGGACATTGCCTGCTTTGGTGAGAAAGATTTTCAGCAGCTTGCGTTGATCCGCAAGATGGTTGCTGACCTGGGTTATGATATTGACATTGTTGGCGTGCCTATCATTCGCGGTAAAGACGGTCTGGCGCTCAGTTCACGTAACGGTTATTTGACCGCAGAACAGCGAAAAATCGCGCCGGGCTTGTATAACGTCATGACCGGTATTGCAGAAAAACTGCAGGCTGGCGAACGTGAGGTTAAAGAGATTGTGGCGCTGGCTGAACAAGAGCTGAATGCCATCGGATTCCGCGCTGACGATATTCAGATTCGCGATGCTGACACCTTACTGGAGCTTCAGCACACCAGTAAAAATGCGGTGATCCTGATGGCGGCCTGGCTTGGCGAGGCGCGTTTAATCGACAACCAGTCCGTTACATTAACGCAGTAG
- the sfsA gene encoding DNA/RNA nuclease SfsA, producing MEFSPPLQPATLIRRYKRFLADVVTPNGVALTIHCPNTGAMTGCATPGDTIWYSTSENAKRKYPHTWEITQTREGAFICVNTLRANVLTKEAILAGRLLPLSGYNILKSEVKYGAERSRIDFMLQAEDRCDCYIEVKSVTLAEQNKGYFPDAVTERGQRHLRELMSVAKGGERAVMLFAVLHSAITSFSPARHIDATYARLLTEAQNKGVEILAYKAEISANNMLLQLPLPVTL from the coding sequence ATGGAATTCTCTCCCCCACTTCAGCCCGCCACGCTGATCCGGCGCTATAAGCGTTTTCTGGCTGATGTCGTCACCCCCAACGGTGTAGCCCTGACAATACACTGTCCCAATACCGGCGCAATGACCGGTTGTGCGACGCCTGGAGATACAATCTGGTATTCAACGTCAGAAAATGCTAAACGAAAATATCCGCATACCTGGGAAATTACTCAAACCCGGGAGGGGGCATTTATTTGTGTCAATACATTACGGGCTAATGTATTGACCAAAGAGGCAATACTGGCTGGGCGCCTGTTACCGCTCAGCGGCTATAATATTCTGAAAAGTGAAGTAAAATATGGCGCAGAGCGCAGTCGAATAGATTTCATGTTACAGGCAGAAGATCGCTGCGACTGCTATATTGAAGTTAAGTCGGTTACGCTGGCAGAGCAGAACAAAGGCTACTTTCCCGATGCGGTAACCGAGCGCGGCCAGCGGCATCTGCGTGAGTTGATGAGTGTCGCTAAGGGCGGCGAGCGGGCGGTGATGCTGTTTGCAGTGCTTCATTCAGCTATTACCTCTTTTTCACCCGCGCGGCACATTGATGCAACCTATGCGCGTTTGCTGACTGAGGCACAAAACAAGGGCGTAGAAATTCTCGCTTATAAAGCTGAGATTTCTGCTAATAATATGTTGCTGCAATTACCACTCCCCGTCACATTATAG
- the panB gene encoding 3-methyl-2-oxobutanoate hydroxymethyltransferase, translating into MKPTTISLLQKCKLEKKRFATITAYDYSFAKLFADEGINVMLVGDSLGMTVQGHDSTLPVTVEDIAYHTRAVRRGAPNCLLLSDLPFMAYATPEQTFENAAIMMRAGANMVKIEGGLWLADTVRMLAERAVPVCGHLGLTPQSVNIFGGYKIQGRGDAGQVLLDDALALEAAGAQLLVLECVPVELAKRVTEALSIPVIGIGAGNVTDGQILVMHDAFGITGGHIPKFAKNFLSEAGDMRAAVRQYIAEVESGVYPGEEHSFH; encoded by the coding sequence ATGAAACCTACTACTATTTCCCTGCTGCAAAAATGCAAGCTCGAGAAAAAACGCTTCGCTACCATCACCGCTTATGACTACAGCTTTGCTAAGCTATTTGCCGATGAAGGCATTAACGTTATGTTAGTCGGTGATTCGCTGGGTATGACGGTACAAGGCCACGACTCCACCCTGCCGGTGACCGTAGAAGATATTGCCTACCATACGCGGGCAGTACGCCGGGGCGCACCAAACTGCCTGCTGCTCTCTGATTTACCTTTTATGGCCTATGCCACGCCGGAACAAACTTTCGAGAACGCCGCCATCATGATGCGCGCGGGGGCTAATATGGTCAAAATCGAGGGCGGCTTATGGCTGGCAGATACCGTGAGAATGCTGGCCGAACGCGCCGTTCCGGTTTGTGGTCATCTCGGTCTGACGCCCCAGTCGGTAAACATTTTCGGCGGCTATAAAATTCAGGGCCGCGGCGATGCCGGGCAAGTTCTGCTTGATGACGCGCTGGCCCTCGAAGCGGCAGGTGCCCAGCTGCTGGTGCTGGAGTGTGTGCCGGTTGAGCTGGCTAAACGCGTAACAGAGGCGCTGTCGATTCCGGTCATTGGCATTGGTGCGGGTAACGTCACTGACGGTCAAATTCTGGTCATGCATGACGCCTTTGGCATTACCGGCGGCCATATTCCTAAGTTTGCGAAAAATTTCCTCAGTGAAGCAGGCGACATGCGCGCCGCAGTACGACAGTATATTGCTGAAGTGGAGTCCGGCGTCTATCCGGGCGAAGAACATAGTTTTCATTAA
- the hrpB gene encoding ATP-dependent helicase HrpB, with the protein MSSLPVAAVLPDLLCALKSAAHVLLNAPTGAGKSTWLPLQLLQHGDINGRILLLEPRRLAARNVAQRLAELLNEKPGQTVGYRMRSESCVGPATRLEVVTEGILTRMIQHDPELNGVGLVILDEFHERSVQADLALALLLDVQQGLRDDLKLLIMSATLDNARLQALLPDAPVISSAGRAFAVARRYQPLPTHLRFADAVAVAVAELLREESGSLLLFLPGVGEIQRVREQLAERVAGDVLLCPLYGALPLSEQRQAILPAAQGKRKVVLATNIAETSLTIEGIRLVVDCAQERVARFDPRTGLTRLVTQRISQASMTQRAGRAGRLEPGICLHLISKEQAERAAAQGEAEILHSDLSGLLMDLLQWGCADIHQLTWLDTPPATNLAAARRLLVQLGALDNERLTVSGQRMAALGNDPRLAAMLTVAGNADEVTSAAMLAAILEEPPRGGPVDLNLAFSRRQPHWQQRTQQLCQRLGSRGGQPDSDVLAILLASGFADRIARRRGQEGRYQLANGMGAVLDVDDPLNRHEWLIAPLLLQGSTSPDARILLALPLDITTFIAACPTRVQQSDTVEWDDAQGTLKALRRSRIGELTLSVQPLAKPSEAELHQAMLNGIREKGLNVLNWTAQAQQLRLRLHCAAAWLPEDNWPKVDDASLLATMEIWLLPVLSGIHSLRALKTLDVAQALGHLLDWSSRQRLDSQLPEHYTVPTGSRIAIRYHEDNPPALAVRMQEMFGEASTPTIAGGRIPLVLELLSPAQRPLQITRDLSAFWRGAYREVQKEMKGRYPKHVWPDDPANTAPTRRVKKYS; encoded by the coding sequence GTGTCGTCATTACCGGTTGCTGCCGTTCTTCCCGATCTCCTTTGTGCGCTAAAATCGGCGGCACACGTTCTGCTTAATGCGCCCACCGGGGCGGGAAAATCAACGTGGTTGCCGCTTCAGCTATTGCAGCACGGCGATATTAATGGCCGCATCTTGCTGCTGGAGCCGCGCCGTCTGGCGGCACGTAATGTCGCCCAGCGGCTCGCTGAACTGCTCAATGAGAAGCCGGGACAAACCGTCGGTTACCGGATGCGTTCAGAAAGCTGCGTCGGACCGGCGACCCGCCTTGAAGTGGTAACCGAGGGAATACTGACCCGCATGATCCAGCACGATCCCGAACTTAACGGCGTTGGGCTGGTGATCCTTGATGAGTTTCACGAACGCAGCGTGCAGGCTGATTTAGCCCTCGCCCTGCTGCTGGACGTTCAGCAGGGACTGCGTGACGATTTGAAATTATTGATCATGTCGGCGACGCTCGATAATGCGCGTCTTCAGGCATTGCTACCCGATGCGCCGGTAATTTCGTCGGCCGGGCGCGCATTTGCGGTTGCGCGTCGTTATCAGCCGTTGCCGACGCATCTGCGTTTTGCCGACGCGGTGGCGGTAGCCGTGGCGGAACTGCTGCGCGAGGAGAGCGGCTCGCTGCTGCTGTTCCTGCCCGGCGTCGGTGAGATCCAGCGCGTACGGGAACAGCTGGCAGAGCGCGTTGCTGGCGATGTGCTGCTCTGTCCGCTCTATGGTGCGCTGCCGCTGTCAGAGCAGCGTCAGGCCATCCTGCCCGCCGCGCAGGGAAAGCGCAAAGTGGTGCTGGCGACCAATATTGCGGAAACCAGTTTGACCATCGAAGGTATTCGCCTGGTAGTAGATTGTGCCCAGGAGCGCGTGGCCCGCTTTGATCCGCGTACCGGCCTGACGCGGCTGGTCACCCAGCGCATTAGCCAGGCCTCGATGACGCAGCGTGCAGGGCGAGCAGGGCGCCTGGAGCCGGGTATTTGCCTGCATCTTATCAGTAAAGAGCAGGCGGAGCGTGCGGCAGCCCAGGGAGAGGCAGAAATCCTGCACAGCGATCTTTCCGGCCTGCTAATGGATCTGTTGCAGTGGGGCTGTGCCGATATCCATCAGCTTACCTGGCTGGACACGCCGCCTGCAACCAACCTGGCGGCCGCCCGCAGACTGCTGGTGCAGCTTGGCGCGCTGGATAATGAACGCCTGACCGTTTCCGGTCAGCGGATGGCCGCGCTGGGTAACGATCCGCGCCTCGCTGCCATGCTGACGGTGGCCGGTAACGCTGATGAGGTGACCAGCGCAGCGATGCTGGCCGCGATCCTGGAAGAGCCGCCGCGCGGGGGGCCGGTCGATCTTAATCTTGCATTTTCTCGCCGCCAGCCTCACTGGCAACAACGTACTCAGCAATTATGCCAGCGGCTGGGCAGCAGAGGTGGTCAGCCCGACAGCGATGTGCTGGCGATACTGCTGGCTAGCGGTTTTGCCGATCGCATCGCCCGTCGACGTGGGCAGGAGGGACGTTATCAGCTGGCAAACGGGATGGGAGCCGTGCTGGACGTCGACGATCCTCTTAATCGCCATGAATGGCTGATAGCCCCGCTGCTTTTACAGGGCAGCACCTCGCCGGATGCACGTATTTTGCTGGCGCTGCCTCTGGATATCACTACATTTATCGCCGCCTGCCCGACGCGGGTACAGCAGTCGGACACGGTAGAGTGGGATGATGCGCAGGGAACGCTGAAAGCCCTGCGGCGCAGCCGGATTGGCGAGCTTACATTAAGCGTTCAACCGCTGGCGAAGCCGTCAGAGGCAGAATTGCATCAGGCGATGTTGAATGGCATCCGCGAAAAAGGACTTAATGTATTAAACTGGACGGCGCAGGCACAACAGCTGCGTTTGCGGTTACACTGCGCTGCCGCCTGGCTGCCGGAAGATAACTGGCCGAAAGTGGATGACGCGTCGCTGCTGGCAACGATGGAGATCTGGCTGTTGCCAGTCCTGTCAGGCATTCACTCCCTGCGGGCGCTAAAGACGCTGGATGTCGCGCAGGCATTGGGGCATTTACTGGACTGGTCATCCCGCCAGCGGCTGGATAGTCAGCTGCCGGAGCATTACACTGTGCCGACAGGCAGTCGGATCGCTATCCGCTATCATGAAGATAATCCTCCGGCGCTGGCGGTGCGGATGCAGGAGATGTTTGGCGAGGCCAGTACGCCAACGATTGCCGGGGGGCGCATTCCTTTGGTTCTTGAACTATTATCTCCCGCGCAGCGTCCGCTTCAAATCACACGTGATTTAAGCGCGTTCTGGCGGGGCGCGTACCGTGAGGTACAAAAAGAGATGAAAGGGCGTTACCCGAAACACGTCTGGCCTGACGATCCGGCGAATACGGCGCCGACCCGACGTGTAAAAAAGTATTCGTAG
- the pcnB gene encoding polynucleotide adenylyltransferase PcnB has protein sequence MFTRVANFCRKVLNREESETQQVVARPHMTVIPREQHAISRKDISENALKVLYRLNKAGYESYLVGGGVRDLLLGKKPKDFDVTTNATPDQVRKLFRNCRLVGRRFRLAHVMFGPEIIEVATFRGHHEDTQADRTTSQRGQNGMLLRDNIFGSIEEDAQRRDFTINSLYYSVADFSVRDYVGGMQDLEQGVIRLIGDPETRYREDPVRMLRAVRFAAKLGMTISPETAEPIPRLASLMNDVPPARLFEESLKLLQAGHGYDTYVLLCKYSLFQPLFPSITRYFTENGDTPMERILAQVLKNTDNRIQNDMRVNPAFLFAAMFWYPLLEMAQKLAQEGGLVWQDAFALAMNEVLDEACRSLAIPKRITSLTRDIWLLQMRMSRRQGKRAWKLLEHPKFRASYDLLALRAEIENNAELQRLVKWWGEFQVSAPPAQKDMLNNLDDEPEARRRHRRPRKRAPRREGSA, from the coding sequence ATTTTTACCCGAGTCGCTAATTTTTGCCGCAAGGTGCTCAACCGCGAGGAGAGCGAGACCCAACAGGTCGTCGCCCGTCCACATATGACGGTTATCCCGCGTGAACAGCACGCTATTTCCCGCAAAGATATCAGCGAAAATGCCCTCAAGGTACTTTACCGACTGAATAAAGCGGGTTATGAATCGTATCTTGTCGGTGGCGGGGTGCGTGACCTTCTGCTGGGCAAAAAACCTAAAGATTTTGACGTGACCACCAATGCCACGCCGGATCAGGTGCGTAAACTGTTTCGCAACTGTCGTCTGGTCGGTCGTCGCTTCCGCCTCGCTCACGTGATGTTTGGCCCGGAAATTATCGAGGTCGCCACATTCCGCGGGCATCATGAAGATACCCAGGCCGATCGCACTACCTCCCAGCGCGGACAAAACGGGATGCTGCTGCGTGACAACATCTTTGGATCAATAGAAGAAGATGCCCAGCGCCGTGACTTTACAATCAACAGCCTTTATTACAGCGTGGCCGATTTTTCGGTTCGCGATTACGTAGGCGGAATGCAGGATCTTGAGCAGGGCGTTATCCGCCTGATTGGCGATCCTGAGACACGCTATCGTGAAGATCCGGTACGCATGCTGCGCGCTGTGCGTTTTGCCGCCAAGCTTGGTATGACCATTAGCCCTGAGACGGCTGAACCTATCCCCCGTCTGGCCTCGTTAATGAACGATGTGCCGCCCGCGCGCCTGTTTGAAGAATCGCTTAAGTTGCTTCAGGCCGGCCACGGTTACGACACCTACGTTCTGCTGTGCAAATACAGTCTGTTTCAGCCGCTGTTCCCGAGCATCACCCGCTATTTCACCGAAAACGGTGATACGCCGATGGAGCGGATTCTGGCGCAGGTGCTCAAAAATACCGACAACCGCATTCAGAATGATATGCGCGTTAACCCGGCATTCCTGTTTGCCGCGATGTTCTGGTATCCGCTGCTTGAAATGGCACAGAAGCTGGCACAGGAAGGCGGTCTGGTGTGGCAGGATGCTTTCGCGCTAGCAATGAATGAAGTGCTGGATGAGGCGTGCCGTTCACTGGCTATTCCGAAACGCATTACGTCGCTGACGCGTGACATCTGGCTGCTGCAAATGCGCATGTCCCGTCGCCAGGGTAAACGCGCCTGGAAACTGCTTGAGCATCCCAAGTTCCGCGCCTCTTACGATCTCCTGGCCCTGCGCGCAGAGATCGAAAATAACGCCGAATTGCAGCGTCTGGTGAAATGGTGGGGCGAATTCCAGGTCTCTGCGCCGCCCGCGCAAAAAGATATGCTCAACAACCTCGATGATGAGCCTGAAGCACGCCGTCGCCATCGTCGTCCGCGTAAGCGCGCCCCGCGTCGCGAAGGCAGTGCATGA
- the dksA gene encoding RNA polymerase-binding protein DksA, translated as MQEGQNRKTSSLSILAIAGVEPYQEKPGEEYMNEAQLAHFRRILEAWRNQLRDEVDRTVTHMQDEAANFPDPVDRAAQEEEFSLELRNRDRERKLIKKIEKTLKKVEDEDFGFCESCGVEIGIRRLEARPTADLCIDCKTLAEIREKQMAG; from the coding sequence ATGCAAGAAGGGCAAAACCGTAAAACATCGTCCCTGAGTATTCTTGCCATCGCTGGGGTGGAACCGTACCAGGAGAAGCCGGGCGAAGAGTATATGAATGAAGCCCAGTTGGCGCACTTCAGACGTATTCTTGAAGCATGGCGTAATCAACTTCGGGACGAAGTCGATCGCACCGTTACCCACATGCAGGACGAAGCGGCAAACTTCCCGGACCCGGTAGACCGTGCCGCGCAGGAAGAAGAATTCAGCCTCGAACTGCGTAACCGCGATCGTGAACGCAAGCTGATTAAAAAGATCGAAAAAACCCTTAAAAAGGTGGAAGACGAAGATTTCGGTTTCTGCGAATCCTGCGGAGTTGAAATTGGTATTCGTCGTCTTGAAGCGCGTCCTACCGCCGATCTTTGCATTGACTGCAAAACGCTGGCTGAGATCCGCGAAAAACAGATGGCTGGCTAA
- the panD gene encoding aspartate 1-decarboxylase yields MIRTMLQGKLHRVKVTQADLHYEGSCAIDQDFLDASGILENEAIDIWNVTNGKRFSTYAIAAERGSKIISVNGAAAHCAEVGDIVIIASFVTMSDEEARTWRPKVAYFEGDNEMKRTAKAIPVQVA; encoded by the coding sequence ATGATTCGCACTATGCTACAGGGCAAACTCCACCGTGTGAAAGTCACCCAGGCCGACCTGCATTATGAAGGCTCTTGCGCGATCGATCAGGATTTCCTTGATGCGTCTGGCATTCTTGAAAATGAAGCCATTGATATCTGGAATGTCACTAACGGCAAACGCTTCTCCACCTACGCCATTGCGGCGGAGCGCGGATCCAAAATTATCTCGGTCAACGGAGCCGCTGCACACTGTGCTGAGGTGGGCGACATCGTGATTATTGCCAGCTTTGTCACAATGTCTGATGAAGAAGCCCGTACCTGGCGTCCTAAAGTAGCCTACTTTGAAGGCGACAATGAGATGAAACGCACGGCCAAAGCCATTCCGGTTCAGGTCGCGTAG
- the folK gene encoding 2-amino-4-hydroxy-6-hydroxymethyldihydropteridine diphosphokinase, with product MTLAYIALGSNLASPLEQVNAAVKAIGEIPDSRIVAVSSFYRTPPLGPQDQPDYLNAAVALDTALSPETLLGHTQRIELQQGRIRKAERWGPRTLDLDIMLFGDCIINTARLTVPHYDMKNRGFMLWPLFEIAPDLVFADGHRLQQHLTLLGAEKPARW from the coding sequence ATGACCCTCGCCTATATTGCCCTCGGCAGCAATCTGGCCTCTCCGCTGGAGCAGGTCAATGCTGCCGTAAAGGCCATCGGCGAGATCCCTGACAGCCGCATCGTTGCCGTCTCCTCTTTTTACCGCACCCCGCCGTTAGGTCCGCAGGATCAACCCGACTACCTCAACGCCGCCGTGGCGCTCGACACCGCCCTCTCCCCTGAAACGCTGCTCGGTCATACCCAGCGCATTGAGCTACAGCAGGGGCGTATCCGTAAAGCTGAGCGCTGGGGGCCACGCACGTTAGATCTTGATATTATGCTGTTCGGTGACTGCATAATTAATACCGCGCGCCTGACGGTACCGCATTACGATATGAAAAATCGTGGCTTTATGCTGTGGCCGCTGTTTGAAATCGCGCCGGATCTGGTTTTTGCCGATGGTCATCGTCTGCAACAGCATCTCACGCTTCTGGGCGCAGAAAAACCTGCTCGCTGGTAA